In Hyalangium ruber, the DNA window CTGCTGCGCGCCATCCGCCGCCTGCGCCCGCAAGCCCCCAGCCGGCTGCGGACTCCCGTGGGCCTTTCTGCTGGGGATCACGAGGGCGCGCAGGGGTAGCAGGAGCTGCCCCAGGTAGCCGCGAGGGAACGACTCGGGGAGCCCCAGCGCCCACCGCTCCTCGCCCGTCGGCCGGTGGTAGGTGCCGAAGATCCAGTCCATATAAGGAGCGAGGTTGGCGAAGTTGTGCCGGGTCTGCTCGACGCGCGCGTGGTGCCAGTGGTGCAGCTCGGGCGCGCCGAGGAGGAAGCCCAGCGGCCCCAGGGGAATGCGCACGTTGGAGTGGATGAAGATGGCCCACATGCCCCGGAACGCCGCCACCATGGCCAGTGGCCCCAGGGGGATGCCCAGCACGAACGCGGGGAGGTTGCACACGAACTGGGTGGTGAGGCCATCCAGCGGGTGCTCGCGGTGCGCGGCCACCCAGTCCAGGTGCTCCACCGAGTGGTGGACGGCGTGGAAGCGCCAGAGCCAGCCCACCTGATGGCAGAGGCGGTGCCACCAGTACACGCAGAGATCGCACAGCACCGTCGCCTCGATGACTTGCAGCCACGTGGGCTGCTGGGCCACCACCGCTCGCAAGCCCGCCAGGGCCTCCGGGTGCAGGAAGGGCCGAGCGGCCATGATGGCGATGACCGAGAGCGGCCCCCACACGAAGTACTGGCCGAGGAAGAAGGAGAAGTCCACGCCCCACTCCGGGCGCAGCAGGCGCTGGCCGACACGCGCGGCGAACGCTCGCTCCAAGGGCCAGAACGCGACGCCCAGCACCACGAAGGCGAGCGCCGCGTCGGTGAGGAGCTGCTGGAACGTCATCGCCCCTGTTCCTCGGGGGACGCCTTCGCCTCCACGGGCGCGGGGGTTCCCGCGTCGGTCCCCGCATCCGCGGCGAGCGCTTCCCGGGCCTGGAACTGCGCCAGCGTCCTCGTCTTCTTCGAGTCCTCAATGCCCGCGAGCGCATCCGGAGACGCCCCGAACAGCTTCCGGACCTTCGTGCCCGGCATCAACGTCGAGCCCGCCGTCAGCACGACGATGAGGAGGATGCACACCCCGCCAACGACGGCGATTACCCGGAGGACGCCCATTCCCAAGTTCCTGGCCATTGCGGCGAGTCTCGCACGCTCCTCCCCTTGGTCATCAAGCCCCCGAGCCATCCCGCCTCGGCTGGTCGGATGGCGCGCGACCCATCGTATGGGTGTGCCGCTTGTGCCGTCTCCCACCCGTGCCGACCGTTGGAGCGAACCCTCACGTTGGAAAGGAGCCGGGTCTCATGGACGCGCTCGCCTTGCTGAAGCAGCAGCACCAGGAAGTGGATGTGCTGTTCGAACGCATTCGCCAGTGTGGCGAGGAGGAGAAGATCCTGCTCCTGGGTAAAATCTCGGAGAAGCTGACCATCCACGCGCAGATCGAGGAGCGGCACTTCTATCCCTTCGCCCGCCGCATGGGCATCCAGGACATGGTGGACCACTCGCTGCAGGAGCATGCCCAGGTCAAGCAGCTCATCGCGGAGATCCTCCAGCTCAAGCGCCACGATCCGCGCATCGAGCAGAACGTCCAGAAGCTCCAGAGCTCGGTGCAGGAGCACGTGAAGGAGGAGGAGAACACGCTCTTCCCGCGCGTCTCGAGCGTGGCCTCCACGGAGGACTTGATGTCGGTGGGAATGGAGATGCAGCGCACGATGGAGGAGCTGTCCCAGCAGGAACTGCTCAAGATGGCGGAGAACCAGGGCAGCACCGTGGCCCCCTAGCGTGCGCCGCCGCTTCGAGAGCCCTCGCCGGGGAGGGAGCGTGGGAGAGGGCCCTCGACAGGCTGTGCCTGCCTGCTTCCCAGTGCCCTGGGTGCGCTCCACCTTTCACCGAGGGCACCTCTGCCCACCAGCCGGAGTGGAAAGGTGATGAAACACCCTGCCTCGCCTCGAGTCGTCGCCGTCGTGGGCCCCCAGGGCGTGGGCAAGACGACGCTGCTCGAGTCCCTGCTGCGCGTCACGGGAGGAGGCCCCTTGCACGCCTCGGGGGGCAACGGCTCCGGGGCGGAGCACGCCATGACGATGGAGCTGGCGACCGCCACGGCGGAGTTCCTGGGGGAGCGCTGGACGTTCATCGACTGCCCGGGGACGCTCGAGTTCTCGCAGGAAGCGCGGCACGCGTTGATGGTCTGCGACGCGGCCCTGGTGGTGTGTGACACCGGACCGGAGCGTGCTGCGTCCCTGTCGCCGCTGTTCCACTTCCTCGATCGGCGCCGCATCCCCCACCTGCTCTTCCTCAACGCGCTCGACAAGAGCGGCGCGTCGGTGCGGGCCCAGCTCGAATCCCTGCAGGTCGTCTCCGCCCGGCCCCTGGTGCTGCGGGAGATCCCGCTGCGCGAGGGGGAGCGGATGGTGGGGGTCGTGGATCTCGTGAGCGAGCGCGCGTGGGGCATGAGCGGCGAACGGGAGGCGGCGCTCATTCCGCTGCCGGACTCCCACCGCCCGCTGGAGGAGGCCGCCCGGAGGCAGATGCTCGAACGGCTGGCGGACCAGGACGACACGCTGCTGGAGCAACTCCTGGAAGACATCGTCCCTCCCGCGGCGACGCTCTACGAGCAGCTGGCGCGGGCCCTGCGCGATGATCGGCTGGTACCCGTCTTCATCGGCTCGGCCGAACGAGGGCTGGGGCTGCTGAGGCTCCTGAAGGGACTGCGCCACGAGGTACCGGGCGTCGAGGAGACGCGCATCCGCCTGGGCATCACCGCCGAAGGACCGCCGCTGGCACAGGCCTTCAAGACGTTCCATCCGCCGCACGTGGGCAAGCACTCCCTGGTGCGCATCTGGAGAGGCTCGGTGGTGGATGGCCACCCGATGGGAGGCGGCCGCGTGGGCGGGGTGCTTCGGGTCCACGGCTTACGGCAGCAGCCGGTCGGCACGGCAACCGAGGGCGAGGTGGTGCTCCTGGGCCGCCTGGAGTCGGTTCGCACGGGAGATCTCGTGGAGGCCGACGGCGTGCGGCATCCCCAGGACTGGCCGGTGGCACCGCCCCCGGTACACCAGGTAGCGATCACCGCGGAGAAGCGCACCGATGACGTGAAGCTGCCCGGCGCGCTGGCCCGGCTCGTGGAGGAGGACCCTGCTCTCTCGGTGGATCAGGATCCGGACACGCAGCGGCTGCTGCTCGGAGGCCAGGGCGAGCTGCACTTGCGCATCGCCGTGGAGCACCTGAACAGCCGCCTGAGAGTGCCCGTGGTGGTGCGCCCAACGCCGGTGCCCTACCGGGAGACGATCCGCCACCGGGGGAGCCACCACGCGCGCCACAAGCGCCAGTCGGGTGGACACGGGCAGTTTGGCGACGTGGTGGTGGAGGTGCGTCCACTGCCGCGAGGCCAGGGCTTCACCTTCACCTCGGCCGTGGTGGGCGGAGCCGTGCCGCGACAGTACATCCCCGCCGTCGAGGAGGGAGTCCTGGAGGGGCTGCGGCGAGGCCCGCTGGGCTTCCCAGTGGTGGACGTGGCCGTCACCCTCACGGGAGGCACCTACCACTCGGTGGACAGCTCGGATCAGGCCTTCCGCACCGCCGCGCGCCTGGCCATGGCGGAGGCGCTGCCCAAGCTGGAGCCGGTCTTGCTGGAACCGATCCTCCGGGTGGAGATCTACGTGCCGCGCGACGCCATGCCACGCGCCCAGCGGCTCGTCACCGGCAGGCGCGGACAGATCCTCAGCTTCGAGCCCAACGTGGAGCTGCCAGGCTGGGACGTGCTCACAGCCTACATGCCCCAAGCGGAGCTTCGAGGGATCATCGTGGAGCTGCGCTCGGCCTCGGCGGGCCTCGGGTACTACGTGGCCCAGCACGATCACTACTCGGAACTCGTGGGCCGGCATGCCGAGCGCGTGGTGAGCCACCAGCCCTCGGCCGAGCGGTAGGCCTCAGTACGAGACCGTCAGCCCCCACAGGATGTCGGCGTGGTTCTCCTGCGCCACGCCGCCCTGCTCCCAGCCGAACTTCGAGCCGCGCCCGGTGAACGTGTCCTTCACGTTCGTGTACCGGAAGCGCGCCGAGTACCCCAAGGGGCCCCAGAAGTCGCCCGCCACGCCCAGCTCGGCGGACCAGCCCGCGCTGGACACCTGCTCGCCCAGCTCGCGAACCTCCAGCTCCAGCGCACCCTTGTCCTCCGTGAGGCTCTGGCCCGCCTGGGGGTTGAGGAAGAACTGTCCCCCACCCTCGATGCGCAGCCACCGCCGCAGCGGCACCGAGAACTCCAGCCCCACCGAGGGGTGCAGGCGGTGCGAGCCCGTCAACGGCGCGCGCGCCTCGTCGTCCACGTCGAAGGCCCGTCCCAACATGCCGCCCTTGAGACCCGCGAACCCCAGCCGGGGCGTCGATTCCGTGCCCATGTTGAAGTAGTAGCGGTACAGCAGCGAGGCCATGAGCATGGTGTCGGTGGCCACCACCGTCCGGGTCGGCGTCTCCCCCGTCTCGGTGGTCACCTTCACCCGCGTCTCCGAGTAGCCGCGCACGTAGCCCACGCCCAGGCCCAGGCCGCGCAGGAACTTGTTCTCCATGCGCCCCAGCGGCATCAACTCCAGCTGCCCCACCAGGCCGAGGTACGGCACGCCCGACTCGAAGTCGACCGTGTCCCCGACCTGCTGCTCCTCGGGCCGGCTGTCGAACGCGGCGCAGGACGAGACCCCCGGCCGCGCGCAGTACATGCGCCACGTGGTGGTGCCCCCCAGGAACAGGCGGAAGAGCGGCGGATACCGGTGGCGATCCTGGGCCTCCAGCTCGGCCCGGGTGGCGTACGGATCAATGGCGCTCGTGGAGGTGTGCGACTCGTC includes these proteins:
- a CDS encoding sterol desaturase family protein; the protein is MTFQQLLTDAALAFVVLGVAFWPLERAFAARVGQRLLRPEWGVDFSFFLGQYFVWGPLSVIAIMAARPFLHPEALAGLRAVVAQQPTWLQVIEATVLCDLCVYWWHRLCHQVGWLWRFHAVHHSVEHLDWVAAHREHPLDGLTTQFVCNLPAFVLGIPLGPLAMVAAFRGMWAIFIHSNVRIPLGPLGFLLGAPELHHWHHARVEQTRHNFANLAPYMDWIFGTYHRPTGEERWALGLPESFPRGYLGQLLLPLRALVIPSRKAHGSPQPAGGLRAQAADGAQQ
- a CDS encoding hemerythrin domain-containing protein encodes the protein MDALALLKQQHQEVDVLFERIRQCGEEEKILLLGKISEKLTIHAQIEERHFYPFARRMGIQDMVDHSLQEHAQVKQLIAEILQLKRHDPRIEQNVQKLQSSVQEHVKEEENTLFPRVSSVASTEDLMSVGMEMQRTMEELSQQELLKMAENQGSTVAP
- a CDS encoding elongation factor G; amino-acid sequence: MKHPASPRVVAVVGPQGVGKTTLLESLLRVTGGGPLHASGGNGSGAEHAMTMELATATAEFLGERWTFIDCPGTLEFSQEARHALMVCDAALVVCDTGPERAASLSPLFHFLDRRRIPHLLFLNALDKSGASVRAQLESLQVVSARPLVLREIPLREGERMVGVVDLVSERAWGMSGEREAALIPLPDSHRPLEEAARRQMLERLADQDDTLLEQLLEDIVPPAATLYEQLARALRDDRLVPVFIGSAERGLGLLRLLKGLRHEVPGVEETRIRLGITAEGPPLAQAFKTFHPPHVGKHSLVRIWRGSVVDGHPMGGGRVGGVLRVHGLRQQPVGTATEGEVVLLGRLESVRTGDLVEADGVRHPQDWPVAPPPVHQVAITAEKRTDDVKLPGALARLVEEDPALSVDQDPDTQRLLLGGQGELHLRIAVEHLNSRLRVPVVVRPTPVPYRETIRHRGSHHARHKRQSGGHGQFGDVVVEVRPLPRGQGFTFTSAVVGGAVPRQYIPAVEEGVLEGLRRGPLGFPVVDVAVTLTGGTYHSVDSSDQAFRTAARLAMAEALPKLEPVLLEPILRVEIYVPRDAMPRAQRLVTGRRGQILSFEPNVELPGWDVLTAYMPQAELRGIIVELRSASAGLGYYVAQHDHYSELVGRHAERVVSHQPSAER